From the Cerasicoccus sp. TK19100 genome, the window CGACGCCAGCTTCCATGATTTGCCCAAGCATATTTACCTCGACGGCTACTGGCAGGACGAACGCTACTTCAAGGAATACGCCGACGAAATCAAAGCCTCCCTCGCGCTCAAACCAAGCGGCCAGGCAGCCGTCTATGCAGCCATTGAAACACTAAACATCTCCATGGATGAGGCGTGGACCTGCCTGCACGTGCGCCGGGGTGATTTGATTAAAAAGCCGGAAGTCGCCGCCAAGCACGGGAACTGCCCGGTGAGTTATTATCGCTACGCGCTGGAGCGACTTGCCCAGCAAAGCCAGTCGCGGGTGCGCTGCCTGCTCTTCTCCGATGACATCGGCTGGGCCATCGAAAATCTGGATAGCTCATACGAGATCATTCCCGTCTCCCAACTCAATTTAGAGGAATACGTCGAGCACGCCATCATGCAGCGCTGTCGGCATTTTATTCTGTCCAACAGCAGCTACAGTTGGTGGGCGGCGTGGCTGGCCGAGCAGGCAGACAGCATCGTAATCTGCCCCAGCCAGTGGTTTCGTTTCACCGATTGCCACTTGGCCCCGGAACGTTGGCAAAGGCTGGAAACGACGCTCGAAGTCGCAGGCCAGCCAACGGCGTAGCCCAATGGTATCATTGCATTACTTTCCCTTTTGACGGACAACCACGCCACTGCCGAGCAGGATCAGCGCGCTGCCCAGGATGATCGGCAGTCCATAGGTTTCGTGAAAGAAAACCATGCCGCCAACGGCGTTAAGAATGGGCAGGATGAGCTGAACCGACGCGCCCTTGGCCACTGACAAGCGCGAGTAGCCGAGCGTCATGATCATCTGACCGCCCGCCACCAGCACCCCGCCACCGAGCATGAGTGCGACGTTCCCCCACCCCGCTGCATAATCGGCAAAGCCCAGAAACGGCACGGCGACCAGCATGCCGTAAATCGCCTGCGCGGCGTAGATCGTGGTGCTGTTTTCGGTGCGCACCAAAAAGCGAATCAGCATCACGATACCACCCGCGGCGATGGCTCCGCCGATTGCGATCAGGTGATAAACGCCGATGCCCGCCAACGAAAATCCACAAAGAATCGGGATGCCGCTAAAGGCCAGCACGAGGCCGAGCATTTGCTTGCGGTTCAGGTGTTCGCCCAAAAACAGCGCTGCAAACAGTGTGCCCCACAAGACGTAGGTCAAATTGAGCACACTCGCGGTCCCGAGGTCCATATGGAACACAGTCACGTAAAACATGGCCAAGGCCACGCCACCAAGGATGCCACGCAGGATCAATAGCGGCTTGTAGAAAACCCGCAGCACCTGCCGCGCACCCGCGCCGGCGAGGAAGACTGCAAACGCCGTCCCGGCCACCCCACGGTAAAAGTTAACCGCCCAGAACGAGACCTCCCCGCGCTGCCCCAGGTATTTCACAATGAGGCAGTTCAGGCTGAAGAGCA encodes:
- a CDS encoding alpha-1,2-fucosyltransferase; protein product: MLADLVQHAREVDHALRRFVCGNGCGFHNIISRSDRHLSERWSCRQWRDGGRTNGVCAIRINRSETRGFVENELTNLHRRADDWRALVIVKLNGGLGNQLFQYAAGYALAKRHRVALKFDCSAIFSLGERRMLMDKYRLPFDALEPVQLRRIGLHQRLGLRDKIPGLLLDAIHGQLATHSAGDDPSYDASFHDLPKHIYLDGYWQDERYFKEYADEIKASLALKPSGQAAVYAAIETLNISMDEAWTCLHVRRGDLIKKPEVAAKHGNCPVSYYRYALERLAQQSQSRVRCLLFSDDIGWAIENLDSSYEIIPVSQLNLEEYVEHAIMQRCRHFILSNSSYSWWAAWLAEQADSIVICPSQWFRFTDCHLAPERWQRLETTLEVAGQPTA
- a CDS encoding DMT family transporter; translation: MIARIIRLPAVNLSATAQGVLMMLASVVLFSLNCLIVKYLGQRGEVSFWAVNFYRGVAGTAFAVFLAGAGARQVLRVFYKPLLILRGILGGVALAMFYVTVFHMDLGTASVLNLTYVLWGTLFAALFLGEHLNRKQMLGLVLAFSGIPILCGFSLAGIGVYHLIAIGGAIAAGGIVMLIRFLVRTENSTTIYAAQAIYGMLVAVPFLGFADYAAGWGNVALMLGGGVLVAGGQMIMTLGYSRLSVAKGASVQLILPILNAVGGMVFFHETYGLPIILGSALILLGSGVVVRQKGK